The Clostridia bacterium nucleotide sequence GCTTTCCCTGGGCTTCACCAAAATCCGCCCGGTGAAAATGGCCTTCTATCCCGTCGGCACGCCCCATCTATTCGGCGTCCTGGCTTTTGCATTCAGGGAAGAAGTTACCGAAGAGCAGCTGACGGTGGTAGAGTTCTTTGCCGCCCAGTTGGGCATCGTCATCGACCGGGTGCGGCAGCTGGATGATTTGAAGCGCATGACCTGGGAGCTTGGCAACCGCACCAGGGCCCTCAACAAGGAATTGCGGTACAAGGATTCCATCCTGAACAGTTCGGCGGACGGCATCGTTATTCTAGGCTTGGAGGGAGATATCCGTCTCTTCAATCAAGGCGCGGAAGAAATTACCGGCTATGATGCCAAGGAAGCCATCGGCCGCAGCTGCTGCGACATCTTTTGTCACCGCGACAAAGACTTCAATCGACTATGCGGTACCGATGACTGTGCCAACTGTGTCATTCGCAGCACCAAGGTTCCCAGCCGGGGCAGGGAGTTGTTCATTCAACACAAGGACGGCCGGTTTGTCCCCATCTTGTTAAGCGCGACACCTTTGTATAATGATCAAGGTGAAGTGACGGAAATCCTGCAAATCTTTAAAGACGTAACCGAGCTGCGCAATACCTTAACCCAATTGGAACAAGCCAACCGGAGCAAGACTGAGTTCCTGGCCACCATGTCCCATGAACTGCGCACTCCCCTAAACGCCGTTTTGGGATTTGCGGAGTTGTTGGAAACGGAAACTTTCGGTCCCCTGAACGAGCGCCAGCAACGATATGTCTCTAACATCCTCACCGCCGGGCGGCACCTGCTGTCCTTGATTAACGATATCCTGGATATCACCCGTGTTGAGGCGGGCAAATTGGAATGGGAATACGGGCCCATCGACGTGGCCCAGGTTTTCGGCAGCGCGGTCAATCTTTTAAGGGAAAAAGCCGTGCAGAACCAGCTTAAACTGTCCTTGGAAGTGGAACCCGGCTTTGACCGGTTCACCGGCGATGAGCGCAAGATCAAGCAGGTCTTGTATAACTTAATCAACAACGCCATTAAGTTCACTCCCGCCGGTGGGCAGGTTGGGGTACAAGTGGCCCGGGAGGGCGAAGACATGCTGATTACCGTTTGGGATACGGGCATCGGCATTCCCCGGGATAAGAGAGAGGCGGTCTTCGAGCCCTTCTACCAGGTGGATAACTACCTGACCAGGTCCCAGCAGGGTTCCGGCCTGGGGCTGGCTTTAGTGAAGAAGATGGTGGAGCTGGCAGGCGGGCGTATCTGGATTGAGGACGCAGAAGGCAAGAGCACCGTTTTCAAAGTACTGCTGCCTGCCACCAAACCAAGCCGGGCGCAGGAACTAAGCAGCGTGAGTCCCGCGGCGGAGCAAGAGGACCCTTTCCCGGCGGCACAACCCGAAGCCAGGTTATCCCTTGACAAGCGCAGGAAAGCCGTGGTCATCGAAGATGACGCCAAGTGTGCGGAACTGCTGGCCGAGTACCTAAAGGATATGGGCTATAACTCCTTCATCGTACCCACCGGGGAAGAGGGATTGGGTATGATCGAACAATTAAAACCGGACCTGGTGGTGCTGGATATTCTCCTGCCCGGCATGAACGGTTGGGAGACACTGGCATCCTTAAAGTCCAAGGCGACCACGGCTCACATTCCCGTCATCGTCGTCTCGATTCTGGAAGAAAGGGAGAAAGGGCTGGCTTTGGGCGCCATGGATTACCTGACCAAGCCGGTGGAACGGGGCCGCCTGATCAGCTGTGTCCAAAAGGTGGTGAACCGGGAAGCCGGCAAGCGGAGCAAAGCCCTGGTGGTGGATGATGACACGAAAGCCTTGGAGTTGTTTAATGACTACCTGGTGGGAATGGGTGTCGATGTCTTCCTGGCCCCGGATCCCAGGGAAGGGCTCAGGGTGGCGAAACAGATCCTGCCCGATATTATCTTCTTGGATTTGATCATGCCCGGTCTTGACGGTTTTGCCTTCTTAGAGGAGAAGGAAAAGGATCCGGCTTTGAAGGACATCCCGGTGGTAGTGCTGACCTCCAAATCCTTGACGCCCCGGGAGAAAAACCTTTTGGAACAGCGAGTGGAATATGTGGCGCGGAAGAGCCAATTCGGCCGTGAAGCCTTCCGCACTACCGTAGAGAGGATCGTGGGAAAGAATGAGCGGTAGTATGCAGCGCACAGCTCTGGTGGTGGAAGATAACCCGCTGAACATGGAGCTCATCGAGGAGTTGCTGCTGGCTAAGGGTTGGACAGTGCTGAAAGCCTATGATGTGGAAGAAGCCAGGCAAGTGGTGGCCGCGGGTTTACCTGATCTCATTTTCCTGGATATCCAACTGCCGGGACAGGATGGCTTGAGCTATGCCGCCCAGTTGCGGATGGAATACGGGGCCAAGGTGCCGCCGTTAATCGCCATCACGGCCCAGGCCATGAAAGGTGACGGGGACAAAATCCTGGCGGCTGGATTTGATTATTACTTGCCCAAACCTTTTGAATTTGCCCAGTTTTACCGGATTATCGACGAGGCCTTAAACAGCCGGTGACGGCGGCAGGAGGACAGGGCTCGCCCTTGCTTCTCCCGTGCGGAGGGGAAGGGCGAGCCTTTGTTTGGGAAAATATTTTTAGCCAGGTTATTGAAAGTTTCCCCTTCATGCCATATACTAATAGTAAGACGATTCAGAAGATTAAGAATCGGAAAATTAAGAATCAGAATCTTCTGAATCGGAATCTTCAGAATATTAATATTCTGAAAAAGGGAGGGTTTTCACATGTCGCTCCGGCCTGAACTGGTAAGCCAAGAAGTAACTTGCGGTATGGACACTGTCGCTTGCGCCCGGGAGGATGTTTTCGAAGGACGCGGGCTGTATCGCTTTCTTGCTACCGGTTTTTCCTACCTGTTTTCTACGGCCTTTGTATCAGTATTCCTGGCGATGGGATTTGCCGCCGTTGTCACCATCGTAACCATTTTAGTAGGGGTGCTGGGTGGATTTAATTAATTGAATAGGAGGTGCAATATGCCATGTCACAGAAATGGATGACGGTGCTGAAAGTTTCTGGCATTATCATAGGTGGTTTCTTAATCCTCATTCTTGCCGGGTCAACTTGGGACTATTCCGGCAGGCCTGACTTCTGCATCTCCTGCCATACCATGGAATCGGTCACCAGGAGTCACCAGACATCGGCTCATGCCGAGGTACGGTGTACCGATTGCCACCTGGGGGTTGGCTTTGCCCCCACGATGCTGCTCAAGAAGGCCACCGATGCGAGCCAGATAGTTAAAAATCTCACGGGCACATATGAAAGGCCCATTCGTATTCGCCACAACGTTCCTGTTACCCAATCGTGTGAAAGCTGTCATTATACCAAAGCTTTCAGGCGGGAAATGGTCAAGGTCACCGATTGGTTCGAGGATGACCGGAACAACACCAGGAAGACCACCGCTATCCTGCTGAAAGTCGGTGACGGGAGTCAAGTGGAAGGGATCCACTGGCACGTAGAAAACTCCATCGTCTATGGTAAAGATGCAGAAGGCCAAATCGTTTCCATTGAAGTGGAAAAAACCGACGGGACTACCGGGATTTATCGCAAGGAAGGCGCCGGGGACCCGGTCACTTACAAGAAGATGGACTGCGTGGACTGCCATAACCGGGTGGCGCACCAGATCGATACTCCTTCCTCCATTGCCGACAAGTACTTGCTGGAAGGGAAACTTGATGCCTCCCTGCCCTATGTAAAACGGGAAGTGGTAAGACTGCTGGAGCAAACCAAGGATACCGACCCGGCCCGTTGGCCGGAGCTCTTTGCCGGGATTGTCAAGTTCTATCAAGACAAGTATCCTCATGTTTATGAAGCGGAGCAGGAGAAAATCGAGGAGCTTCCTGCCGTCGTGGCAGAAATGGCGGGCCAGATCAATTTCCCGAATATGAACGTGACCTGGGAAACCTACGAGGACAATTTAGGGCATGACGGCTGCTTCCAGTGTCATAACCCCAACTTCAAGCTGGAAACAGCCAGCGAAGGCTCCGAGCTGCCGCAGACGGTAAGTATGAATTGTGAAATCTGCCATGACATGCCGGTGACGGTAGAGGGAGGCAATAAGCAAGTAGTCATCGACTTGATGTAAAACTTGAGGACATGGGTTTCACCCCTCTCTAATAAAAATGAGGGTTCCGAAGCGAGGTAAGTGATTCGGAAGCCCT carries:
- a CDS encoding response regulator — protein: MLYQRFKQQLLAIGVSLVVICLIILGSFIYNYYLSRQIDLQHQQLSNVVKTFQYHSEYVRAYSAHPESVASMPDYRECEFNQVLMGIEPPNYEISTYYEKVVAVHEALHHALNAGSFNDVVISSEELHAALGEFGYHLTNYIGQLERTRTKVIAAVALPGLFLIIALLCWLYLRMYQLIHHRIVEPLSQSLAILSRAGLFTNPGEDEPDNILRAVTKATQIIDMDNARRRLYPFWNSVFTEEELLNGSLDLFGEHQAIGSAAYYRYDSFTDELVLTASYAFPAEGEERIPLGVGPVGEAAQRHKPIFVERPEVELSLGFTKIRPVKMAFYPVGTPHLFGVLAFAFREEVTEEQLTVVEFFAAQLGIVIDRVRQLDDLKRMTWELGNRTRALNKELRYKDSILNSSADGIVILGLEGDIRLFNQGAEEITGYDAKEAIGRSCCDIFCHRDKDFNRLCGTDDCANCVIRSTKVPSRGRELFIQHKDGRFVPILLSATPLYNDQGEVTEILQIFKDVTELRNTLTQLEQANRSKTEFLATMSHELRTPLNAVLGFAELLETETFGPLNERQQRYVSNILTAGRHLLSLINDILDITRVEAGKLEWEYGPIDVAQVFGSAVNLLREKAVQNQLKLSLEVEPGFDRFTGDERKIKQVLYNLINNAIKFTPAGGQVGVQVAREGEDMLITVWDTGIGIPRDKREAVFEPFYQVDNYLTRSQQGSGLGLALVKKMVELAGGRIWIEDAEGKSTVFKVLLPATKPSRAQELSSVSPAAEQEDPFPAAQPEARLSLDKRRKAVVIEDDAKCAELLAEYLKDMGYNSFIVPTGEEGLGMIEQLKPDLVVLDILLPGMNGWETLASLKSKATTAHIPVIVVSILEEREKGLALGAMDYLTKPVERGRLISCVQKVVNREAGKRSKALVVDDDTKALELFNDYLVGMGVDVFLAPDPREGLRVAKQILPDIIFLDLIMPGLDGFAFLEEKEKDPALKDIPVVVLTSKSLTPREKNLLEQRVEYVARKSQFGREAFRTTVERIVGKNER
- a CDS encoding response regulator → MQRTALVVEDNPLNMELIEELLLAKGWTVLKAYDVEEARQVVAAGLPDLIFLDIQLPGQDGLSYAAQLRMEYGAKVPPLIAITAQAMKGDGDKILAAGFDYYLPKPFEFAQFYRIIDEALNSR